The following coding sequences lie in one Lolium perenne isolate Kyuss_39 chromosome 2, Kyuss_2.0, whole genome shotgun sequence genomic window:
- the LOC127333259 gene encoding uncharacterized protein isoform X3, with amino-acid sequence MPPSNRPSPHAVTEDDGADSPAASGLRATPPRPNNRSSRAKSSSRRRRRSPNPNPRPRPDYYGTEPSRKSERKRKPRSFPDAALLSRALLPRASPSRAAGAGGGGNVQLWTDADELALLSGAVAFRAGSGRAPRLPDTPHGRPGCHCASPSRWEQLHLHPPPSPPPPGKARAVGGGGISFPAREAGCARHFIERRQGPAPDFGAGRRCFGEEVQGVAEARGSLRWGLIWASAGLRPGRRRRGLGSSRSGSWRPDLLPPAAVWPGRATPASGGRLVVGKEVPCSAGRAFCCEKSTCRGGGAKKSFNWTMTPSRLLFWL; translated from the exons ATGCCGCCCTCCAACCGCCCCTCGCCGCACGCCGTGACGGAGGACGACGGCGCCGACAGCCCGGCGGCCTCCGGCCTGCGCGCCACCCCGCCTCGCCCCAACAATCGCTCCTCCCGCGCCAAgtccagcagccgccgccgccgccgctcgcccaaccctaaccctaggccGCGCCCGGACTACTACGGCACGGAGCCGTCCCGCAAGAGCGAGCGCAAGCGCAAGCCGCGCTCCTTCCCGGACGCCGCCCTGCTCTCGCGCGCCCTCCTCCCGCGCGCCTCCCCGTCccgcgccgccggcgccggcgggggCGGCAACGTCCAGCTCTGGACCGACGCCGACGAGCTCGCGCTGCTCTCGGGCGCGGTCGCCTTCCGGGCGGGCAGCGGCCGGGCGCCGCGCCTCCCGGACACTCCCCACGGGCGACCTGGGTGCCACTGTGCCAGCCCTAGCCGTTGGGAGCAGCTCCACCTCCACCctcctccctcgccgccgccgccgggcaaagcccgcgccgtgggcggcggcgggatctCCTTCCCCGCTCGTGAGGCGGGCTGCGCTAGGCACTTCATCGAACGGAGGCAGGGGCCGGCGCCTGACTTTGGCGCAGGACGGCGCTGCTTTGGCGAGGAGGTGCAGGGCGTGGCTGAGGCGCGGGGATCGCTGCGGTGGGGCCTGATCTGGGCTTCGGCGGGTCTGCGTCCGGGGCGACGTCGTCGCGGCCTGGGCTCCAGCCGGAGTGGCAGTTGGCGGCCGGATTTGCTGCCTCCTGCAGCGGTCTGGCCGGGACGAGCAACTCCGGCGAGTGGTGGGCGTTTGGTGGTCGGCAAGGAGGTCCCCTGCTCGGCTGGTCGCGCCTTCTGCTGCGAGAAG TCAACTTGCAGAGGTGGAGGAGCTAAGAAAAGTTTTAATTGGACAATGACTCCAAGCCGTCTATTGTTCTGGCTTTGA
- the LOC127333259 gene encoding uncharacterized protein isoform X1: protein MPPSNRPSPHAVTEDDGADSPAASGLRATPPRPNNRSSRAKSSSRRRRRSPNPNPRPRPDYYGTEPSRKSERKRKPRSFPDAALLSRALLPRASPSRAAGAGGGGNVQLWTDADELALLSGAVAFRAGSGRAPRLPDTPHGRPGCHCASPSRWEQLHLHPPPSPPPPGKARAVGGGGISFPAREAGCARHFIERRQGPAPDFGAGRRCFGEEVQGVAEARGSLRWGLIWASAGLRPGRRRRGLGSSRSGSWRPDLLPPAAVWPGRATPASGGRLVVGKEVPCSAGRAFCCEKVVYQVIKVRFPWLVFAGTALLSATGNTRLVEIIYKLGLMDQQCSYMNKQSRITLLENFRI from the exons ATGCCGCCCTCCAACCGCCCCTCGCCGCACGCCGTGACGGAGGACGACGGCGCCGACAGCCCGGCGGCCTCCGGCCTGCGCGCCACCCCGCCTCGCCCCAACAATCGCTCCTCCCGCGCCAAgtccagcagccgccgccgccgccgctcgcccaaccctaaccctaggccGCGCCCGGACTACTACGGCACGGAGCCGTCCCGCAAGAGCGAGCGCAAGCGCAAGCCGCGCTCCTTCCCGGACGCCGCCCTGCTCTCGCGCGCCCTCCTCCCGCGCGCCTCCCCGTCccgcgccgccggcgccggcgggggCGGCAACGTCCAGCTCTGGACCGACGCCGACGAGCTCGCGCTGCTCTCGGGCGCGGTCGCCTTCCGGGCGGGCAGCGGCCGGGCGCCGCGCCTCCCGGACACTCCCCACGGGCGACCTGGGTGCCACTGTGCCAGCCCTAGCCGTTGGGAGCAGCTCCACCTCCACCctcctccctcgccgccgccgccgggcaaagcccgcgccgtgggcggcggcgggatctCCTTCCCCGCTCGTGAGGCGGGCTGCGCTAGGCACTTCATCGAACGGAGGCAGGGGCCGGCGCCTGACTTTGGCGCAGGACGGCGCTGCTTTGGCGAGGAGGTGCAGGGCGTGGCTGAGGCGCGGGGATCGCTGCGGTGGGGCCTGATCTGGGCTTCGGCGGGTCTGCGTCCGGGGCGACGTCGTCGCGGCCTGGGCTCCAGCCGGAGTGGCAGTTGGCGGCCGGATTTGCTGCCTCCTGCAGCGGTCTGGCCGGGACGAGCAACTCCGGCGAGTGGTGGGCGTTTGGTGGTCGGCAAGGAGGTCCCCTGCTCGGCTGGTCGCGCCTTCTGCTGCGAGAAG GTGGTGTATCAAGTTATAAAAGTCAGGTTCCCCTGGTTAG TTTTTGCGGGGACTGCTCTTCTTTCTGCAACCGGTAATACACGATTAGTAGAGATAATTTACAAG CTAGGGCTTATGGATCAACAATGTAGCTACATGAATAAACAATCCCGGATTACTCTTTTAGAAAATTTCAGAATCTAA
- the LOC127333260 gene encoding chalcone synthase-like: MVFPESQLQPGQRLKGAGKDSASREKEERRGWSFDEAVFIGFVHEHAVGQREIKKGIDGVAAAAPEIAYPHTLVGQASFGDGAGVVIVGADAVEPVERPLFEMVSASQTVVPGTDHVLTMRLTEGGLDGHLLTRELIPIAAENIELCLSGAFGQLGVGVEWNDLFWAVHPGMRAILDHIDSALALEPGKLAASRTVLREYGNMLGATVIFVLNEQRRRMEEDGEGGEWGVMMGFGPGFTIETMVLHATRNLKEN, encoded by the exons ATGGTGTTCCCCGAGTCGCAGCTCCAACCCGGCCAGCGCCTCAAGGGAGCCGGCAAGGACAGCGCCTCAagggagaaagaagaaagaagaggatGGAGTTTTGATGAAGCTG TATTCATAGGTTTTGTACATGAGCATGCAGTTGGGCAGAGAGAAATTAAGAAAGGAATTGATGGAGTTG ccgccgctgctcCAGAAATTGCCTACCCGCACACCCTTGTCGGCCAGGCGTCGTTCGGCGACGGCGCAGGCGTGGTCATCGTCGGCGCTGACGCCGTGGAACCCGTCGAACGCCCGCTCTTCGAGATGGTATCCGCTTCGCAGACCGTGGTTCCAGGCACCGACCATGTCCTCACCATGCGGCTCACGGAAGGCGGCCTCGACGGGCACCTCCTCACCAGGGAGCTGATACCCATAGCGGCTGAAAACATCGAGCTGTGTCTATCGGGCGCGTTCGGGCAGCTTGGGGTTGGCGTTGAATGGAACGACCTCTTCTGGGCGGTTCACCCCGGCATGCGTGCAATCCTGGACCACATCGATAGTGCTCTGGCGTTGGAACCAGGGAAGTTGGCAGCGAGCAGGACTGTGCTAAGAGAGTACGGCAACATGCTTGGCGCCACGGTGATCTTTGTGCTCAATGAGCAACGGCGCCGAATGGAGGAGGACGGAGAAGGGGGCGAGTGGGGTGTCATGATGGGATTTGGACCGGGGTTCACTATTGAGACCATGGTGCTGCATGCTACCAGGAACCTCAAGGAAAATTAA
- the LOC127333259 gene encoding uncharacterized protein isoform X2, with the protein MPPSNRPSPHAVTEDDGADSPAASGLRATPPRPNNRSSRAKSSSRRRRRSPNPNPRPRPDYYGTEPSRKSERKRKPRSFPDAALLSRALLPRASPSRAAGAGGGGNVQLWTDADELALLSGAVAFRAGSGRAPRLPDTPHGRPGCHCASPSRWEQLHLHPPPSPPPPGKARAVGGGGISFPAREAGCARHFIERRQGPAPDFGAGRRCFGEEVQGVAEARGSLRWGLIWASAGLRPGRRRRGLGSSRSGSWRPDLLPPAAVWPGRATPASGGRLVVGKEVPCSAGRAFCCEKVVYQVIKVRFPWLVFAGTALLSATGNTRLVEIIYKGLWINNVAT; encoded by the exons ATGCCGCCCTCCAACCGCCCCTCGCCGCACGCCGTGACGGAGGACGACGGCGCCGACAGCCCGGCGGCCTCCGGCCTGCGCGCCACCCCGCCTCGCCCCAACAATCGCTCCTCCCGCGCCAAgtccagcagccgccgccgccgccgctcgcccaaccctaaccctaggccGCGCCCGGACTACTACGGCACGGAGCCGTCCCGCAAGAGCGAGCGCAAGCGCAAGCCGCGCTCCTTCCCGGACGCCGCCCTGCTCTCGCGCGCCCTCCTCCCGCGCGCCTCCCCGTCccgcgccgccggcgccggcgggggCGGCAACGTCCAGCTCTGGACCGACGCCGACGAGCTCGCGCTGCTCTCGGGCGCGGTCGCCTTCCGGGCGGGCAGCGGCCGGGCGCCGCGCCTCCCGGACACTCCCCACGGGCGACCTGGGTGCCACTGTGCCAGCCCTAGCCGTTGGGAGCAGCTCCACCTCCACCctcctccctcgccgccgccgccgggcaaagcccgcgccgtgggcggcggcgggatctCCTTCCCCGCTCGTGAGGCGGGCTGCGCTAGGCACTTCATCGAACGGAGGCAGGGGCCGGCGCCTGACTTTGGCGCAGGACGGCGCTGCTTTGGCGAGGAGGTGCAGGGCGTGGCTGAGGCGCGGGGATCGCTGCGGTGGGGCCTGATCTGGGCTTCGGCGGGTCTGCGTCCGGGGCGACGTCGTCGCGGCCTGGGCTCCAGCCGGAGTGGCAGTTGGCGGCCGGATTTGCTGCCTCCTGCAGCGGTCTGGCCGGGACGAGCAACTCCGGCGAGTGGTGGGCGTTTGGTGGTCGGCAAGGAGGTCCCCTGCTCGGCTGGTCGCGCCTTCTGCTGCGAGAAG GTGGTGTATCAAGTTATAAAAGTCAGGTTCCCCTGGTTAG TTTTTGCGGGGACTGCTCTTCTTTCTGCAACCGGTAATACACGATTAGTAGAGATAATTTACAAG GGCTTATGGATCAACAATGTAGCTACATGA